A portion of the Pseudopipra pipra isolate bDixPip1 chromosome 1, bDixPip1.hap1, whole genome shotgun sequence genome contains these proteins:
- the LOC135414297 gene encoding histamine H3 receptor-like, which yields MHNSTARTLYVAAACNETRPTQSPSSEFSLGVLVLLAFLMVLLCLVTILGNILVILAFILDRNLRHRSNYFFLNLAVSDFAVGVFCIPLYIPYSLTGKWHLGRGICKLWLVMDYLLCTASVFNIVLISYDRFLSVTRAVSYRAQQGITSNPAIKMVAIWVLAFLLYCPAILFWEHVAGHSAVAADQCYAEFFDNWYFLLCASTLEFFVPLLLVIYFNMHIFHSIQRRQRQGSVQDCEPPRSSSLSWRFCPLPRSGASSPSSEAEDSVSSSMRPKKESLVTDCSSPSRGNSVTPENEFSVSLCSKTRSKLQQDKKIAKSLAIIVCVFAICWAPYSLLMIIRGACQGTCVHNALYEATFWLLWINSSLNPFLYPLCHVKFRMAFLKILCPKKFATLRSGSF from the exons ATGCACAACAGCACTGCCAGAACTCTGTATGTGGCTGCAGCGTGTAATGAGACTCGGCCCACCCAGTCACCGAGCTCTGAGTTTTCCCTGGGCGTGTTGGTGCTGCTGGCTTTCCTCATGGTGTTGCTATGTCTGGTCACCATCCTTGGAAACATCCTGGTGATCCTTGCTTTCATCCTGGACAGAAACCTCAGGCATCGGAGTAACTATTTCTTTCTCAATCTTGCTGTTTCTGACTTTGCAGTGG GTGTGTTCTGCATACCTCTCTACATCCCGTACAGCCTGACGGGAAAGTGGCACTTGGGAAGAGGCATCTGCAAGCTCTGGCTAGTTATGGATTATCTCCTGTGCACAGCTTCAGTATTTAACATTGTTCTTATCAGCTATGACCGGTTCCTGTCAGTTACTCGAGCC GTATCTTACAGAGCCCAGCAGGGAATAACCTCCAACCCTGCCATCAAGATGGTGGCCATATGGGTCTTAGCCTTTCTCCTCTATTGCCCAGCAATCCTCTTTTGGGAGCACGTGGCCGGACACAGCGCAGTAGCGGCAGATCAGTGCTACGCCGAGTTCTTTGACAACTGGTACTTCCTCCTGTGTGCATCCACCCTGGAGTTCTTTGTGCCACTGCTCCTGGTGATCTACTTCAATATGCACATCTTCCACAGCATCCAGAGGCGCCAGCGGCAAGGCAGTGTGCAGGACTGTGAGCCTCCAAGGAGCAGCAGCCTGTCCTGGAGATTTTGCCCTTTGCCAAGGTCAGGGGCATCTTCTCCTTCCTCAGAAGCAGAGGACAGTGTTTCTTCTTCCATGAGACCAAAGAAAGAGTCTTTGGTAACCGACTGCTCATCTCCATCAAGAGGGAATTCTGTTACTCCAGaaaatgaattttctgtttccctCTGTTCAAAGACTAGGTCAAAACTGCAGCAGGACAAGAAAATCGCGAAGTCACTTGCCATAATTGTCTGTGTGTTTGCCATTTGCTGGGCCCCATACTCTTTATTAATGATTATTCGTGGGGCCTGCCAGGGAACTTGTGTCCATAATGCCCTGTATGAAGCAACTTTTTGGCTTTTATGGATCAATTCCTCTCTGAATCCATTTCTCTACCCTCTATGTCATGTTAAATTTAGAATggcttttctgaaaatattgtgTCCCAAAAAGTTTGCCACATTGAGATCAGGAtctttttag